A window from Drosophila nasuta strain 15112-1781.00 chromosome 3, ASM2355853v1, whole genome shotgun sequence encodes these proteins:
- the LOC132792295 gene encoding probable G-protein coupled receptor Mth-like 9 has product MWATLVAIIAAISVVGTVVAVTETTTTTAGTTAKTPTNTASVNTTTSSTVPAKYPCAFSDTVNITDSQRLQDGSYAHEGIVIPAYLVAIYNFKVIDGVEYRAPKHVRGCICLIKPCITFCCPLGEHFNAKSGNCTAPLQPRPPSTLVELTDSYGNISHVKIIDRFVVRTQLGCRNKFVDKKHDSFWQWNLFENGTLLRDDRLWSTDEYCFTSLEHQPAAWELVPLNCERFQRGYRVWIYAICSIIAILINIFILSLLGCINTARKSHYGQLIIYYLLSVIAGYSLLVYLTLKNPVKLSHEACRNIGFLAYFFIMLSFVYLAICSFDFMLKFRKKSMRNWVRTLIYFLAIVFVIILRFAVSFAQDSNLPKHFKPGIGEDYCWFDVRLWGILIYYYVPILLLLIFSLYCCFQTYSATFELDPDTQYLEGVQLRIMKIHFYAFTGYLVGVFAVWLREMIVYILARVREHFFIIDFWSGICILVLAIAGFILLLGKNMHVKTWWSINVESSQTDLSIINARVYKFDEKGDLKNPDSPYRPTVTSL; this is encoded by the exons atgtGGGCGACGCTCGTGGCGATCATTGCCGCCATTAGCGTAGTAGGAACAGTTGTTGCAGtgacagaaacaacaacaacaacagcaggaacAACAGCGAAGACACCAACCAATACAGCATCAGTAAATACAACAACCAGTTCAACTGTTCCTGCCAAATACCCTTGCGCCTTCTCGGACACTGTGAACATTACAGACTCGCAGCGTCTCCAGGATGGCTCCTATGCCCATGAAGGCATCGTGATACCCGCTTACCTGGTTGCCATCTACAATTTCAAGGTGATCGATGGTGTCGAATATCGTGCCCCAAAACATGTGCGTGGTTGCATCTGCCTCATCAAACCCTGCATCACCTTCTGCTGTCCCTTGGGCGAGCATTTCAATGCCAAGAGTGGGAATTGTACAGCTCCATTGCAACCCAGACCACCGAGCACACTTGTCGAGTTAACCGACTCCTATGGCAACATCAGTCATGTGAAGATCATCGATCGATTTGTGGTACGCACTCAGCTGGGATGTCGCAACAAGTTTGTGGACAAGAAGCACGATTCCTTCTGGCAATGGAATCTCTTTGAGAATGGCACTTTGTTGAGGGATGATCGACTGTGGAGCACAGATGAATATTGCTTCACTTCGTTGGAGCATCAACCAGCTGCCTGGGAGTTAGTTCCCCTCAACTGTGAACGCTTTCAGCGAGGCTATCGCGTTTGGATCTATGCCATCT GCAGCATTATTGCTATACTgatcaacatttttatactcTCTCTACTGGGTTGCATTAATACGGCAAGGAAAAGTCACTATGGCCAGTTGATTATCTACTATCTGCTCTCGGTGATTGCGGGTTATTCGCTTCTAGTCTACTTAACTTTAAAGAATCCCGTGAAATTATCCCATGAAGCGTGTCGCAATATTG GTTTCTTGGCTTACTTTTTCATCATGCTGTCCTTTGTCTACTTGGCCATTTGCAGCTTTGATTTCATGCTCAAGTTCCGCAAGAAATCCATGCGCAATTGGGTTCGCACTTTGATCTACTTTCTAGCCATAGTCTTCGTGATTATTCTACGGTTTGCAGTGTCCTTTGCACAGGACTCTAATTTGCCAAAGCATTTCAAACCCGGTATTGGCGAGGACTATTGCTGGTTCGATG tGCGTCTCTGGGGCATATTGATCTATTATTATGTGCCCATTTTACTGCTGCTGATCTTCAGTCTTTACTGCTGTTTCCAGACGTACTCAGCGACCTTCGAGTTGGACCCTGACACACAATATCTTGAGGGAGTCCAACTGCGCATCATGAAGATTCA TTTCTACGCCTTCACTGGTTATTTGGTAGGCGTCTTTGCTGTTTGGTTGCGTGAGATGATCGTCTATATCTTGGCTCGAGTCAGGGAACATTTCTTCATCATCGATTTCTGGAGTGGCATCTGCATTCTGGTGCTGGCCATAGCTGGATTTATACTGCTGCTGGGCAAGAATATGCACGTGAAAACTTGGTGGTCCATCAATGT CGAATCCAGTCAGACCGACTTGAGCATTATAAATGCGCGTGTTTACAAATTCGACGAGAAGGGCGATCTGAAGAATCCAG